One window from the genome of Macrobrachium rosenbergii isolate ZJJX-2024 chromosome 2, ASM4041242v1, whole genome shotgun sequence encodes:
- the LOC136843361 gene encoding uncharacterized protein: protein MQLAERTFISPVRLQTPVIVGGQPVWSVTLVLLRQRPASLCLSSPAGQSRATLSIKLPPFAQGNPSAWLYRVESQFRIADLNDEVLQADIVLNALPEEIYSKLVPWVSEACPLTYHLLKKTLLQTCSLPVAERAARALDLAINMRQDQSVMESWGMIQNLLTIPDTDGSKKKCEISLSREILLRQLLPEVRTQIPEPYTMPLEDLIIATQHLTDSVKATKRVPAPTLPVSTLQQEEGREEEVNTITRRRPAPPNRMMLVDTGAIRSIFPASREDRKWEPDPAASLTAANGLPIHSYGTRPLSISILGRRYSWDFVIVDVRTPLLGADFLAHFGLAVDVGQKHLLDTDSCQSLPLSTGPMAPTICSAAPHQYSQLLTEFPDVFKPKLRQKSGVPVVPEDIPKTAIITPFRSYVFTFSTFGLRNAGATFQRLMDSILGDLNVQKADFLGHEVSPDGVHPLTSKVAAVTRFPVPTSIKAVQEFLGMPAAGLLLNEGRPRRGNRLSPPGSRRPPPADNGCQQHRLWCCPGDAWSSRQQRHLSVIAEFTCSLMYLPSRKNPVVDALSRVKLNAVQLGINYEDLAREQAADPETPAYRTAITSLKWRDVPLAPRGPNLLCDVSTGQPCPQVPASRRRQVFDIIDGLSHPSGRTTAKLLSEKFVWHGVQKDARTWVRQCLHCQTSKVGQHTESGVGEFLQPGRRFGHVHINVVGPLPPSGGSRYLLMVVDHSTRWPEATPMQEATASACAEVLLSS from the exons atgcagcttgctgagaGAACATTCATCTCCCCTGttcgactccagactccagtcatcgtTGGGGGACAGCCGGTATGGTCGGTGACCcttgtccttcttcgtcagagaccagcttccctatg TCTCTCCAGCCCAGCGGGCCAATCCAGGGCCACCctgtccataaagctgccgccgtttgcACAGGGGAATCCGTCGgcgtggctctacagggtcgagagccagttcaggattgcgGATCTTAACGATGAGGTGCTGCAGGCGGATATAgtactcaacgccctgccggaggagatctacagtaaGCTCGTCCCATGGGTGTCTGAAGCATGCCCccttacctaccacctcctgaagaaaaccctcctccagacatgctccctgccggttgccgagcgggccgcccgcgccctcgacctcgccatcaacatgcggcaggatcagagcgtcatggagtcatggggcatgatccaaAACCTCCTCACCATCCCAGACACTGACGGCAGTAAAAAGAAGTGcgagataagcctgtcgcgggagatcctcctccgtcagctcctcccggaggtccgcacacaAATCCCGGAGCCCTACACGATGCCCCTCGAAGACCTGATCATCGCAACACAGCACTTGACGGACTCCGTAAAGGCAACAAAGCGGGTACCAGCAcccacactcccagtcagcaccctccagcaggaggagggcagagaggaagaggtcaacaccatcaccaggaggcgcccagcacctcccaacag gatgatgctggtcgacacgggggccatTAGATCAATCTTTCCGGCATCTAGAGAGGACCGCAAGTGGGAaccagacccggctgcctccctgacggccgccaacgggttgCCCATCCACTCCTACggaaccaggcccctgtcgatctccatccttggccggaggtactcctgggacttcgtcatcgtggacgttaggaccccgctcctgggtgcggatttcctggcgcacttcgggctggcagttgacgtcggtcAGAAACACCTCCTAGAtacagactcctgccagtccctcccgttgtcAACGGGACCCatggcgcccaccatctgctctgccGCCCCCCATCAATACTcgcagctgctgacggagttccctgacgtgttcAAGCCCAAGCTCCGCCAAAagtccggg gtaccagtcgtgccagaggatataccaaagactgccatcatcacgccgttcagGTCCTATGTGTTCACCTTCTCTAcattcggcctgaggaacgctggggcgactttccagcggctcatggacagcatcctgggggacctaaa cGTACAGAaggccgacttcctgggccacgaggtatccccagatggcgtccatccgctcacatccaaagttgcagccgtcaccaggttccccgtccccacctccatcaaggccgtccaagaATTTCtagggatg ccagcagcaggccttctccttaacgaaggccgccctcgccgaggcaaccgccttagCCCACCAGGATCCCGgcggccccctccagctgacaacggatgccagcaacatcgcctgtggtgctgtcct ggggatgcgtggtcctccaggcagcaacgGCATCTCTCGGTCatcgccgagttcacctgctccctcatgtacctccccagcaggaaaaaCCCTGTGGTggatgccctctccagagtcaAGCTGAATGCGGTGCAGCTGggaatcaactacgaagacctcgccagggagcaagccgctgacccagagaccccagcctaccgcaccgccatcacgtccctaaagtggagggatgtgcccctcgcccccaggggcccaaatctcctctgcgacgtcagcaccGGTCAGCCCTGCCCCCAAGTgccagcctcccgccgccgccaggtattcgacatcatcgacggcctgtcacacccctctggcaggacgacggccaagctgctgtcagagaagttcgtctggcacggagtgcagaaggatgCGAGGACCTGGGTGAGACAGTGCCTgcattgccaaaccagcaaggtggggcagCACACCGaatccggggtaggcgagttcctgcAGCCAGGGCGGCGTTTCGGCCATGTGCACATCAACGTCGTTGGGCCCCTTCCGccgtcaggcgggtccagatatctcctgatggtggtagaccactcaacaaggtggcccgaagccacgccaatgcaagaagccaccgccagcgcctgCGCCGAGGTCCTACTCTCCAGCTGA